The DNA sequence CTGCAGCTTGTGAAAAATATTGCGCACATGGTTTTTGACGGTCTTCTCGCTGAGATCCAAACTATTGGCAATTTCCTTGTTCGTCTTTCCGTCGGCCACGAGGCGCAGGACTGTGATTTCACGTTCGGTTAGGTCGTGCTCGACCCACGCCGGCTTTTTTCCCTTCTTCTGTGACATGAGGGAGAACTCGGCGAGGATTTTGCTGGCGACTGACGGGTGGATGAGCGATTCTCCCCGATAGATCGCCCGGATGGCCGCGACGATTTGCGAGGATTCCGAGTCCTTGAGCAGATAGCCGGTGGCGCCGGCTCGCACGAGATCGAAGATGTATTGCTGTTCCTCATACATCGTCAGAGCC is a window from the Nitrospira sp. genome containing:
- a CDS encoding response regulator transcription factor, with protein sequence MEKIKVLIADDHRVVREGLAAILKTKDDINVVGEAQDGVEAVEKTKTLMPDVILMDVSMPRMGGIEATRQIKREFPHMGIVALTMYEEQQYIFDLVRAGATGYLLKDSESSQIVAAIRAIYRGESLIHPSVASKILAEFSLMSQKKGKKPAWVEHDLTEREITVLRLVADGKTNKEIANSLDLSEKTVKNHVRNIFHKLQ